In bacterium, a single window of DNA contains:
- a CDS encoding tetratricopeptide repeat protein, whose protein sequence is MKLKKHFIPIFLIVGLGIFIYANSLNNDFVYDDAIFITNNIYIKKWENLPKLFNMDIFCAKDLPQQGRNVAYYYRPLQALSNMFDYSFWRLNVLGYHLTSLLWHLLAAILLYFLVNLLFKDLKVSLIAGLLFVAHPINTEAVAFIAGRTDLMVSSFLLLSFILFIQYRKFPLPKRNYYYAGSVISFILAILSKETGVILPFILILYDWLFSKQEKNIKFIINLLKRSLVFIIIDIIYAALRFSILNFGPWSLKSGLNLYLRILTACKSVILYIKLLFLPFDLYMDRTISAATSIFNFPVLVSIVLLIIIGILAVKAYKYNKTLFLSIVWFLVFLFPTLNVVTQLPRGMLEHWAYVPSIGIFIILGFGIAKILELPQEVCPSFISNAVFIVLLGLYSGLTIRQNTIWKDEATLCKNMLKYRPDNVEAHYNLGSYYWRKGLLDDAIKEYGEILKITPNNAGVHNSLGRIYTAKDSLDAAIAESKEALRLQPDFPEAHNNLGLAYDAKGLSDEALKEYKEALRLAPNSVETHNNLGTYYAKKKLLDDAIIEYQKALKLNPDDITIINNLACAYTEKGEFDNVIIENSKLLKLNSKNVDAHVNLGNAYLKKGLVDEAIKEYTTALGLSPTGIIEIHTKLGNAYEAKGLLDNAMTEYKEVLRLAPDSVKIHNSIGNIYGKKGMLDEALKEYQEIIRLKPDFPDVHSNLGNAYYVKKLFDEAEKEYREALRIKPNYPEAHNNLGAIYLEKGSLDNAINEFITAISLNPKYVDAHNNLGYAYGKKGLLNKAIEEYNEALKINPNSETAKQNLLKMGIKQ, encoded by the coding sequence ATGAAACTTAAAAAACATTTTATTCCTATTTTTCTTATCGTAGGGCTTGGCATCTTTATATATGCAAACTCCCTAAACAACGATTTTGTTTATGACGATGCCATTTTTATTACAAACAATATTTACATTAAAAAATGGGAAAATCTTCCCAAACTTTTTAATATGGATATATTCTGCGCTAAAGACCTTCCCCAACAGGGTAGAAACGTTGCGTATTATTACAGACCATTACAAGCTTTATCCAATATGTTTGATTATTCATTCTGGCGACTTAACGTTTTGGGATATCACCTGACAAGTCTGTTATGGCATTTACTGGCAGCAATATTACTTTATTTTCTGGTCAATCTTTTATTTAAGGACTTAAAAGTCTCATTAATTGCGGGGCTACTTTTTGTAGCGCATCCCATTAATACGGAAGCGGTAGCTTTTATTGCAGGCAGAACTGACCTTATGGTAAGCAGTTTTTTATTACTTTCATTTATTCTGTTCATCCAGTATAGAAAATTCCCTTTACCAAAACGAAATTATTATTATGCAGGTTCGGTAATATCTTTTATATTAGCGATTCTATCAAAAGAAACAGGAGTAATACTTCCTTTTATATTAATCCTCTATGATTGGTTATTCAGCAAGCAAGAGAAAAACATAAAGTTTATAATTAATCTGTTAAAAAGGTCTTTGGTTTTCATAATAATTGATATTATCTATGCTGCATTAAGATTTTCTATCCTGAATTTCGGTCCATGGTCTCTGAAAAGCGGGCTTAACTTATATCTAAGAATTCTTACGGCCTGCAAGAGCGTTATTCTTTATATTAAGTTACTTTTCCTACCATTCGATTTATATATGGATCGAACTATATCAGCAGCAACTTCCATTTTTAATTTTCCGGTTTTAGTTTCCATTGTCTTACTTATAATTATTGGAATATTGGCAGTAAAGGCATATAAATACAATAAAACCTTATTTTTAAGTATTGTATGGTTTTTAGTATTTCTCTTTCCGACATTAAACGTAGTAACGCAGTTACCGAGAGGGATGCTTGAACATTGGGCATATGTGCCATCCATAGGTATCTTTATAATCCTCGGGTTCGGGATTGCAAAAATTCTGGAATTACCACAGGAAGTATGTCCTTCTTTTATTTCAAACGCAGTATTTATTGTACTTTTAGGGCTTTACAGCGGGTTAACCATAAGACAAAATACCATCTGGAAAGATGAAGCCACATTATGTAAGAATATGTTAAAATATCGCCCCGACAATGTCGAGGCGCACTATAATCTTGGAAGTTATTACTGGAGAAAGGGATTGCTGGACGATGCCATAAAAGAGTACGGGGAAATATTAAAAATAACTCCTAATAATGCAGGGGTACACAACAGCCTTGGAAGAATATATACGGCAAAAGATTCGCTTGATGCGGCCATAGCGGAGAGCAAAGAAGCATTGAGGTTACAACCGGATTTTCCTGAGGCGCATAACAATCTTGGACTTGCTTATGATGCCAAGGGATTATCGGATGAAGCATTAAAAGAATACAAGGAAGCACTGAGATTAGCCCCAAACTCCGTAGAAACCCATAATAATCTCGGGACTTATTATGCGAAAAAGAAGTTACTGGATGATGCCATAATTGAGTATCAAAAAGCCTTAAAACTAAATCCCGATGACATAACAATAATAAATAATCTTGCGTGCGCTTACACAGAGAAAGGCGAATTTGACAACGTTATAATCGAAAATTCAAAACTATTAAAATTAAATTCGAAGAACGTAGATGCGCATGTTAACCTTGGGAATGCCTATCTTAAGAAAGGATTAGTAGATGAAGCAATAAAAGAATATACGACAGCATTGGGATTAAGTCCCACCGGTATAATAGAAATTCATACTAAACTTGGCAATGCTTATGAGGCAAAAGGGTTATTGGACAATGCAATGACTGAATATAAAGAAGTACTCCGGTTAGCGCCTGACAGTGTAAAAATACATAACAGCATCGGGAATATTTACGGTAAGAAAGGAATGCTGGACGAGGCATTAAAAGAATACCAGGAGATAATACGACTGAAACCCGATTTTCCTGATGTACACAGTAATCTTGGGAATGCTTATTATGTAAAAAAGTTATTTGACGAAGCGGAGAAGGAATATAGGGAAGCATTGAGGATAAAACCTAATTATCCGGAGGCACATAATAATTTGGGAGCCATTTATCTGGAGAAAGGATCATTAGATAACGCCATAAATGAATTCATCACAGCGATAAGCTTGAATCCTAAGTATGTGGATGCGCACAATAATTTAGGATATGCCTATGGGAAGAAAGGTTTGTTAAATAAAGCGATAGAGGAGTATAACGAGGCATTGAAGATAAACCCCAACTCCGAGACAGCCAAGCAAAATCTGTTAAAGATGGGAATCAAGCAATAA
- a CDS encoding thiamine pyrophosphate-binding protein: protein MNKKLSKLSDFVFNFIESIGVKYVFMLPGGGCMHLVDSLGKNRKLKFIANLHEQASAIAADAYSQYTNNIGVALVTTGPGGTNAITGVVASWIDSVPVLIISGQVKRSDLLVGKGVRQMGPQEVDIISLVKPITKYAVTVMKPDEIKFHLEKAFYLAKEGRPGPVWIDIPLDVQGAIIDENKLIGFKSTKVVGHLSSFCLEETFGIRLRRSGDLSVKDFTQKTTETIRLLNQSERPVILVGNGVRLANGIEEFRKLINILQIPVLTTWRALDILPEDNDLYIGRPGSIGQRGANFAQQNADLIICIGARLDVGQIAFSYNNFARGAKKVIVDIDKNEINKVTTKIDIAFNIDAGIFLNALIKQSNKIKIDTSKWLKRCQNWKKKYPVVLSEYMEHPSTSGGASKKEKGYVNTYALVETLSKLLTNNDVIIPGSSGSCSEITLQAFKVKKGQRVFNSPGLGAMGFGLPASIGACIASGKKRTICLIGDGGLQHNIQELELLKRYQLPIKLFVLNNNAYASIRTTQNRYFNGNLVACDPSSGLTLPDTIKISNAYGLKTFKINNQDKMEEKINTMLNYDGPVICEVIVNPDFLTQPKISSEIKSNGKIVSKPMEDLWPFLNRKEFKANMIVKPIEK from the coding sequence ATGAATAAAAAATTAAGCAAACTTTCGGATTTTGTTTTCAATTTTATTGAAAGTATTGGCGTAAAATATGTTTTTATGCTTCCCGGGGGCGGATGTATGCATCTCGTCGATTCTTTAGGTAAAAATCGGAAATTGAAATTTATTGCCAATTTGCATGAACAAGCCTCTGCTATTGCTGCAGACGCTTATAGTCAATATACAAATAATATAGGGGTAGCTCTTGTAACTACCGGTCCCGGAGGAACTAATGCCATTACCGGGGTTGTTGCTTCGTGGATTGATTCTGTCCCTGTGCTTATTATTTCCGGTCAAGTTAAAAGATCGGACTTGCTTGTTGGGAAAGGTGTTCGTCAAATGGGACCTCAGGAAGTAGACATTATTTCATTAGTGAAACCGATTACTAAATATGCAGTTACTGTTATGAAACCTGATGAAATAAAATTTCATCTTGAAAAAGCCTTTTATTTAGCAAAAGAAGGACGCCCTGGCCCTGTATGGATTGATATACCTTTAGATGTGCAAGGGGCAATTATTGATGAAAATAAATTAATTGGGTTTAAATCGACAAAAGTGGTAGGACACTTGTCCTCCTTTTGTTTGGAGGAGACATTTGGAATCCGCCTTAGGCGGAGCGGTGACTTGTCTGTCAAAGATTTTACACAGAAAACAACCGAAACAATCCGATTATTAAATCAATCCGAAAGACCGGTAATACTTGTTGGAAACGGAGTAAGGCTTGCTAATGGGATAGAAGAATTTCGGAAACTTATAAATATTTTACAGATCCCCGTTCTAACTACATGGAGAGCTTTAGATATTTTACCTGAAGATAACGACTTGTATATTGGTAGACCCGGTTCTATTGGCCAAAGAGGAGCTAATTTCGCTCAACAGAATGCAGATTTAATAATCTGTATCGGTGCCCGCTTGGATGTGGGACAAATAGCTTTTAGTTATAATAACTTCGCCAGAGGAGCTAAAAAAGTTATTGTTGATATTGATAAAAATGAAATAAATAAAGTAACGACTAAAATTGATATTGCTTTTAATATTGATGCAGGAATTTTCTTGAATGCTCTTATAAAACAGAGTAATAAAATAAAGATAGATACTTCAAAATGGCTCAAAAGATGTCAAAACTGGAAGAAAAAGTACCCGGTTGTCCTATCTGAATATATGGAACATCCGTCTACCTCAGGCGGAGCGTCGAAAAAAGAAAAAGGATATGTAAATACTTATGCATTAGTTGAAACATTATCAAAATTATTAACTAATAACGATGTGATTATTCCGGGAAGTTCAGGTAGTTGTAGTGAAATAACTTTACAAGCTTTTAAAGTAAAAAAAGGTCAAAGAGTTTTTAATTCTCCGGGATTAGGGGCAATGGGATTTGGACTACCTGCAAGTATTGGTGCTTGTATTGCGAGTGGCAAAAAAAGAACTATTTGTTTAATAGGGGATGGGGGACTTCAACATAACATTCAGGAATTGGAATTATTGAAAAGATATCAACTGCCAATAAAATTATTTGTTTTAAATAATAATGCTTATGCATCAATCAGAACTACTCAAAATAGATATTTTAATGGCAATCTGGTAGCTTGCGACCCTTCCAGTGGCTTAACATTGCCGGATACAATAAAAATATCAAACGCTTATGGATTAAAAACATTTAAAATAAATAATCAGGATAAGATGGAAGAAAAAATTAACACGATGCTCAATTATGATGGACCGGTTATATGTGAAGTTATCGTAAACCCTGATTTCTTAACTCAACCTAAAATATCATCAGAAATTAAGTCGAATGGCAAAATAGTTTCAAAACCTATGGAAGACCTATGGCCATTTTTAAATAGAAAAGAGTTTAAAGCAAATATGATTGTAAAACCTATAGAAAAATAA
- a CDS encoding GDP-mannose 4,6-dehydratase → MNNNFWKDKNVFVTGCTGLLGSWLTKALVEKEANVVGLIRDLVPKSNLNWSGFNDKINIVRGEVEDYFLLERTINEYEIDTVFHLAAQTIVTTANRNPISTFESNIKGTWNILEACRRNPLVKRIIVASSDKAYGDQEKLPYNEKNSLEGRHPYDVSKSCTDLVSQSYYHTYNLPVCITRCGNFYGGGDLNFNRIVPGTIRSVFNNESPIIRSDGTLIRDYFYIEDAVESYLLLAEKMEKLKIQGEAFNFSNEIQITVLELVNKIIKLMGSELTPKILNQAPNEIKHQYLSAKKAKDILSWTPQYNLDDGLKKTIEWYKDFLNNSLKQGEN, encoded by the coding sequence ATGAACAATAATTTTTGGAAAGATAAAAATGTTTTTGTAACTGGATGCACTGGGTTGCTCGGCTCCTGGCTTACTAAAGCTCTGGTCGAAAAAGAGGCTAATGTTGTAGGGTTAATAAGAGATTTAGTCCCTAAATCAAACTTAAATTGGTCTGGATTTAACGATAAAATCAATATTGTCAGGGGAGAAGTAGAAGATTATTTTCTTCTGGAACGTACTATAAACGAATACGAAATTGATACGGTCTTTCATCTGGCAGCACAAACTATAGTTACAACTGCCAACAGAAACCCGATTTCTACTTTTGAGTCAAATATAAAAGGAACTTGGAACATATTAGAAGCTTGCAGGAGAAATCCGTTAGTTAAAAGAATAATTGTAGCTTCAAGTGACAAAGCTTATGGGGACCAGGAAAAATTACCTTATAACGAAAAAAACTCTCTTGAAGGCAGACATCCTTATGATGTCTCTAAAAGTTGCACGGATTTAGTTTCGCAGTCGTATTATCATACATACAATCTTCCGGTTTGTATAACTAGATGTGGCAATTTTTATGGTGGGGGAGATTTGAATTTTAATAGAATCGTTCCCGGGACAATTCGTTCCGTATTTAATAATGAATCTCCGATTATAAGAAGCGATGGAACGCTTATCAGAGATTATTTTTATATTGAAGATGCCGTAGAATCATATTTACTACTTGCTGAAAAAATGGAAAAATTGAAAATCCAGGGCGAAGCCTTTAATTTTAGCAATGAAATCCAGATAACCGTTTTGGAATTGGTTAATAAAATTATAAAACTTATGGGAAGCGAACTAACTCCCAAAATTTTAAATCAGGCTCCCAATGAAATAAAACATCAATATTTGTCCGCAAAAAAAGCAAAAGATATTTTAAGTTGGACACCCCAATACAATTTGGATGACGGATTAAAAAAGACGATCGAATGGTATAAAGATTTTTTAAATAACTCCTTAAAGCAGGGTGAAAATTAA
- a CDS encoding N-acetylneuraminate synthase family protein, which yields MKINLSATKIENEHHLITDKKMDTIFNNLFVFEMANNHIGDVEHGLKIIREIYQVSKKFSGRGFKFGFKLQYRHLDTFIHPDFKTKTDIKYVKRFQEARLNENQLEKLKDEITNLGFVSICTPFDENSVDLIEKHKFDIIKIGSCSFTDWFLLEKIAKTNKPIIASTAGVSLDEIDKVVSFFKHRGKQLAIMHCVGEYPTKAENLQLNQIDLFVKRYPNIPIGFSTHEDPDNIDSIKIAIAKGASVFERHVTVVAKEFPKNAYSSTPEQISKWLESADLALQICGICGERAKFTKKELADVRQFKRGVFASKKILKGEKIDLSNTFFAFPNQDNQVVANDMSKYTEFNAKKNFNANEPIMSENVKLTETREKIYSIVQKVKKLLKKGKVVVPGQTDLEISHPYGIDRFDEYGITMTTVVNREYCKKLIIILPNQKHPEQYHKEKEETFVVIYGDILLSLDGKEKKYGSGEIITIKRDVKHSFTTKTGAIIEEISSTHYKDDSYYTDKTILKNKNRKTFLSYWIE from the coding sequence GTGAAAATTAATTTATCTGCCACAAAAATAGAAAACGAACATCATTTAATTACAGATAAAAAAATGGATACTATTTTTAATAACTTATTTGTTTTTGAAATGGCTAATAACCATATTGGAGACGTTGAACATGGCTTAAAAATTATTAGAGAAATATATCAGGTCAGCAAAAAATTTTCAGGCAGAGGCTTCAAATTTGGATTTAAACTTCAGTATCGACATTTAGATACTTTTATCCATCCGGATTTTAAAACGAAAACCGACATAAAATACGTCAAACGTTTTCAAGAAGCCCGCCTGAATGAAAATCAACTTGAAAAACTAAAAGATGAAATTACTAATCTTGGATTTGTCTCAATTTGCACTCCATTTGACGAAAATTCAGTTGATTTGATAGAAAAACATAAATTTGATATTATTAAAATCGGCAGTTGTTCTTTTACAGATTGGTTTTTATTGGAAAAAATTGCTAAAACGAACAAACCGATTATTGCTTCAACAGCCGGGGTATCTCTGGATGAAATTGATAAAGTAGTAAGTTTTTTCAAGCATAGAGGAAAACAATTGGCAATTATGCATTGTGTCGGAGAGTATCCTACGAAGGCAGAAAACTTACAATTAAATCAAATTGATTTATTCGTAAAACGATATCCCAATATACCAATTGGTTTTTCAACCCATGAAGACCCTGATAATATTGATTCCATAAAAATTGCGATAGCTAAAGGGGCGAGCGTATTTGAAAGGCACGTTACCGTTGTTGCAAAAGAATTCCCCAAAAACGCTTATTCATCAACTCCTGAACAAATTTCAAAATGGCTGGAGTCTGCCGATTTAGCTCTTCAAATATGCGGTATTTGTGGTGAGAGAGCGAAATTTACTAAAAAGGAATTGGCAGACGTTAGACAATTTAAACGTGGCGTTTTTGCGAGTAAGAAAATTTTGAAAGGTGAGAAGATAGATTTATCAAATACGTTTTTTGCATTTCCTAATCAGGATAATCAAGTGGTTGCCAATGATATGTCAAAGTATACCGAATTTAATGCAAAAAAGAATTTTAATGCTAATGAGCCAATAATGTCTGAAAATGTCAAACTAACGGAAACAAGAGAAAAAATTTATTCAATTGTGCAGAAGGTAAAGAAATTATTAAAGAAAGGAAAAGTAGTCGTTCCCGGTCAAACGGATTTGGAAATTTCTCATCCCTACGGAATTGACCGTTTTGATGAATACGGAATTACTATGACTACGGTGGTTAACCGGGAATATTGTAAAAAATTAATTATTATTCTGCCTAATCAAAAACACCCTGAACAATATCATAAAGAAAAAGAAGAAACTTTTGTCGTTATTTATGGGGATATTTTGTTGAGTCTTGACGGAAAAGAAAAAAAATACGGTTCGGGGGAAATTATAACGATAAAACGTGACGTAAAACATAGTTTTACCACAAAAACAGGCGCTATAATTGAAGAAATCTCATCTACACATTATAAGGATGATTCTTATTATACGGACAAAACAATATTAAAAAATAAGAACCGTAAAACCTTCCTAAGCTATTGGATAGAGTAG
- a CDS encoding glycosyltransferase family 39 protein translates to MRKRIFDFSLTANKRVQIVLVAILLFSIFLQTVLSMKNNSATYDEVAHLPIGYSYLKTGDFRMNVNMGHPPLIEELCALPLLFLNLDFPVNREAWNASDVWSYGLSFLYNNKIDADTILFIGRIPVVILSCILGLLLFLWTKQLFAPGAGLFALFLYALCPNIITHSSLITTDLGATLFIFLAVYTFWKFLKKPGWLNAVFWGASTGLAMVAKFSGILLFPIYIAIGVIFYLKERNLKGIFRPLLLAVGIGLFVMAAVYKFTSIGSYFYGYKEMLHTISGGASFLMGKYSNTGWRHYFLIAFLLKTPIPSLLFIFCGLWLCRKHKDIYFIYIPIIFFFLFSSFSNKQLGLRYMLPIYPFLFLCAGNVINFVFKQCKLIICRQAGLVAFFILCGWGVFSQVKIFPHYLAYFNEFIGGPDNGWKYLSDCNIDWGQDLKRLGTFLKEEDVSDVILCYFGTPPPGYYIPRFQSFISIPLIDYRGATVNSLTPKKEYLAVSVTQLTGVYFMDHNVLGWLRKYKPVKKIGYSIFVYDITDNVWAHLQLGQIYERYGEQVLAQREYSRAQIIYNNIK, encoded by the coding sequence ATGAGAAAAAGAATATTTGACTTTAGCCTGACTGCCAACAAACGTGTCCAGATAGTTCTTGTTGCTATTCTTCTGTTTTCTATTTTCCTCCAGACAGTTTTAAGTATGAAAAACAACTCTGCAACTTATGATGAAGTCGCCCATTTGCCGATAGGATACTCGTATTTAAAAACAGGTGACTTTCGTATGAACGTAAATATGGGACACCCCCCCCTGATAGAAGAATTGTGCGCTTTGCCTTTGCTTTTCTTAAATTTGGATTTCCCGGTAAATCGTGAAGCCTGGAATGCAAGCGATGTATGGAGTTATGGACTCTCATTCCTTTATAATAATAAAATAGATGCGGATACAATTCTTTTTATAGGAAGAATTCCCGTAGTTATACTTTCCTGCATACTTGGATTGCTTTTGTTTTTATGGACTAAACAGCTTTTTGCCCCCGGGGCAGGATTATTTGCTTTGTTCCTTTATGCACTTTGCCCGAATATTATTACACATTCTTCCCTTATTACTACGGATTTGGGCGCAACACTGTTTATATTCCTTGCTGTATATACCTTCTGGAAATTTCTGAAAAAACCAGGTTGGCTCAATGCCGTTTTCTGGGGCGCCAGTACGGGATTAGCTATGGTTGCTAAATTTTCCGGTATTCTTCTTTTTCCAATATATATCGCTATCGGGGTAATATTTTATCTAAAAGAAAGAAACCTGAAAGGTATCTTCCGCCCACTCCTTTTAGCTGTCGGGATTGGTCTTTTTGTTATGGCGGCAGTTTATAAGTTTACTTCTATAGGTTCATATTTTTATGGGTATAAAGAAATGTTGCATACTATTAGTGGCGGGGCATCATTTCTTATGGGGAAATACAGTAATACCGGATGGCGACATTATTTTCTTATCGCTTTTCTTCTGAAAACACCAATACCGTCTTTGTTGTTTATTTTCTGTGGCTTATGGCTTTGCCGAAAACATAAAGATATATACTTTATCTATATTCCTATAATTTTCTTCTTTTTGTTTTCTTCATTCAGTAACAAACAACTTGGCTTAAGATATATGCTTCCCATATATCCTTTCTTATTCCTTTGCGCAGGCAACGTTATAAATTTTGTTTTCAAACAATGTAAATTAATCATCTGCCGACAGGCAGGATTAGTTGCTTTTTTTATTCTTTGTGGATGGGGCGTGTTTTCTCAGGTAAAGATTTTTCCCCATTATTTAGCGTATTTTAATGAATTTATTGGCGGACCTGATAATGGATGGAAATATCTGAGTGATTGTAATATTGACTGGGGACAGGACTTAAAGAGGCTGGGGACTTTTCTCAAAGAAGAAGATGTAAGTGATGTCATACTTTGTTATTTTGGGACTCCTCCTCCGGGGTATTATATTCCAAGGTTTCAGAGTTTCATAAGCATCCCTCTTATTGATTACAGGGGAGCAACTGTTAACTCCTTGACTCCCAAAAAAGAATATTTAGCCGTAAGCGTTACTCAACTAACGGGCGTCTATTTTATGGACCATAATGTTCTGGGCTGGCTTCGGAAATATAAACCCGTAAAAAAAATAGGCTACAGCATATTTGTATACGACATAACAGACAACGTTTGGGCACATCTACAACTTGGACAAATTTATGAAAGATACGGGGAACAAGTCCTTGCTCAAAGAGAATATTCCCGTGCCCAAATTATATACAATAACATAAAATAA
- the rfbF gene encoding glucose-1-phosphate cytidylyltransferase yields MLKPKVVILCGGRGTRLKEETETSPKPLVEIGGKPILWHIMKTYAYYGFNEFILCLGYKGRMIKEYFLNYETINSDITLNLGKKDIKIHNQIQEKDWIITFAETGEDAQTGSRVKKIKKYIDGDVFMLTYGDGVANINVKDLLEFHKSHKKIGTITGVNPLSRFGELVIKGKQIVEFSEKTQVREGFVNGGFFVFNRKVFDYLKDGDNCYLENEPLEKLASSGELMVYMHKGFWQCVDTQRELGILNNLWKSPNPPWKIWK; encoded by the coding sequence ATGCTAAAACCAAAGGTAGTAATATTATGTGGCGGTAGAGGAACAAGACTTAAAGAGGAGACAGAAACTTCTCCCAAACCTTTGGTGGAGATTGGTGGGAAACCAATTCTATGGCATATAATGAAAACGTATGCGTACTATGGATTTAATGAGTTTATATTGTGTTTGGGATATAAAGGTCGGATGATAAAAGAGTATTTTCTTAACTATGAAACAATAAATAGTGATATAACTTTGAATTTAGGTAAAAAGGATATTAAAATACATAATCAAATTCAGGAAAAGGATTGGATAATTACTTTTGCAGAAACAGGCGAAGATGCGCAAACCGGCTCGAGAGTGAAGAAAATAAAAAAATATATTGATGGCGATGTATTTATGCTGACTTATGGAGATGGTGTGGCAAATATAAATGTTAAAGACCTTCTTGAATTTCATAAGTCGCATAAGAAAATAGGCACAATTACGGGTGTGAACCCATTGTCGAGATTTGGGGAACTTGTTATAAAGGGAAAACAAATAGTCGAGTTTAGCGAAAAAACTCAGGTCAGGGAAGGATTTGTCAACGGGGGATTTTTTGTATTCAATAGGAAGGTTTTTGACTATCTGAAAGATGGTGATAATTGTTATCTCGAAAATGAACCTCTGGAAAAATTAGCTTCAAGTGGGGAGTTAATGGTATATATGCACAAAGGGTTCTGGCAATGTGTGGATACGCAAAGAGAACTCGGGATACTAAATAATTTGTGGAAATCCCCTAATCCACCGTGGAAAATTTGGAAATAA